The proteins below come from a single Pedobacter aquae genomic window:
- a CDS encoding class I SAM-dependent DNA methyltransferase, which translates to MNLKELKPRKALNKAFLKVKPNRTEIEGFKTNLITLLDRTNDTESEEFHKNLISDFFKKTYYDPNHFINTKGRNDLVIHNGPNANTTVGVIIEAKKPTNKVEMISTKKLNAKAFQELVLYYLRERITHKNLEIKHLVATNINEWFIFDEHLFERLFAQNKLFVKQFENFEASKKSTDVFYKEIAEPFIESITSEIEFTYFNIQDYQKPLRNNDKADDNALIALFKLLSPEHLLKLPFTNDSNSLDKRFYSELLHIIGLTETKEGSKKLIERNKEGERNTGTILEDAIIQLDSLDKLSRLEKPNQFGNTQQERLFNVALELSITWINRILFLKLLEAQLITYNKGDKSFSFLSLEKIKNYDDLNSLFFQVLARKYDQRNEDVKKEFEKIPYLNSSLFEPTDIEQITLFISNLKDDKTIPIFSQTVLKDQQGKKRIGNIATLQYLFEFLDAYEFGAEGSEEIQEDNKTLINASVLGLIFEKINGYKDGSFFTPGFITMYMCRETIRKAVVQKFNDTKQWNCTTLEELYDKIEDRKEANEIVDSIKICDPAVGSGHFLVSALNEMIAVKNDLKILQDRDEKRLKEYQVEVVNDELIVTDEEGELFEYNPNNKESQRIQETLFHEKQSIIEKCLFGVDINPNSVKICRLRLWIELLKNAYYKTDIAHGLNRGLWELETLPNIDINIKCGNSLVSRFAIDADLKQALKKSKWNIDSYRIAVDTYRNAENKEQKREMEKLILEIKQNFSSEIRMNSPLKKRLDKLASELYHRFTGTFLFEPETPYGKANKNIEKKRKAEQQKIEKEIEEISSKIEEIKANKIFENAFEWRFEFPEVLNDDGDFVGFDVVIGNPPYIRQEEFSELKPYLKNRFEIFHSLADLLTYFVELSHNILRSNGTFQFIISGKFTRAGYGNLMRKFLSEKTEMTHFIDFGGKPIFDEATVDAAIIGFIKKQPSDEGKLVFKEVLKEDNVSLDFDNYIKINAAEFPAVALTEEVWSFDNPKWLSIIQKINTNGAPLSEWDITINFGIKTGYNEAFIIDEAKKNELIEADPKSGEIITPLLRGRDIQKYVAGDIVNWVIGTFPSKKIDIENYTAIKDYLLSFGKTIHQTGEKGSRKKTSHKWFETQDNIAFWQDFEKPKLVWKRIGSILRFCYDESGAYCLDSTCIATGSKVKFLAAVLNSKICNKELFRLSPKTGTGDLIISVQALNPLRIPIPNEKQDKEICDLLDKIIETKKQNPSADTTDLENQIDQLVYQLYELTEDEIKIVEGNG; encoded by the coding sequence ATGAATTTAAAAGAACTGAAACCCAGAAAGGCGCTTAATAAAGCCTTCTTAAAAGTAAAACCTAACAGGACTGAAATTGAAGGTTTCAAGACGAATCTTATTACTTTACTTGACAGAACAAACGATACAGAAAGCGAAGAGTTTCATAAAAATTTAATCTCAGACTTTTTTAAGAAGACTTATTACGACCCAAACCATTTTATAAATACCAAAGGTAGGAATGACCTTGTTATACATAACGGGCCCAACGCAAACACAACAGTTGGTGTAATTATAGAAGCTAAAAAACCAACTAATAAAGTAGAAATGATAAGTACCAAAAAACTGAATGCTAAAGCTTTTCAGGAATTGGTTTTATATTATTTACGAGAAAGAATTACCCATAAAAATCTTGAAATAAAACACTTAGTAGCTACAAATATTAACGAATGGTTCATTTTTGATGAGCATCTTTTTGAAAGGCTTTTTGCCCAAAACAAATTATTTGTTAAACAATTTGAAAACTTTGAAGCTAGCAAGAAATCAACAGATGTGTTTTATAAAGAAATTGCCGAGCCGTTTATAGAAAGTATCACTTCTGAAATTGAATTTACCTACTTCAATATTCAGGATTATCAAAAACCTTTGCGCAATAACGATAAAGCAGATGATAATGCGCTGATTGCTTTATTCAAATTACTTTCACCAGAGCATCTTTTAAAACTTCCGTTTACCAACGATAGTAACAGCCTTGACAAAAGATTTTATAGTGAGCTACTGCATATCATCGGTTTAACCGAAACCAAAGAAGGAAGCAAAAAACTAATTGAACGAAACAAAGAAGGAGAACGCAATACAGGAACTATTCTTGAAGATGCCATCATTCAGCTTGATAGCTTAGACAAACTTAGCAGATTAGAAAAACCAAACCAGTTTGGTAATACACAGCAAGAAAGACTTTTTAATGTTGCCTTAGAGCTTTCTATCACTTGGATAAACAGAATTTTGTTTTTGAAGTTGCTAGAAGCCCAACTGATAACGTATAATAAAGGCGATAAATCCTTTTCTTTTCTAAGTCTTGAAAAGATTAAAAACTATGATGATCTAAATAGCTTATTTTTTCAGGTATTGGCCCGTAAGTACGACCAGCGTAATGAAGATGTTAAAAAGGAGTTTGAAAAAATACCTTATCTTAATTCTTCACTTTTTGAGCCCACCGATATTGAGCAGATTACTTTATTTATCAGTAATCTGAAAGATGATAAAACCATACCCATTTTTTCGCAAACGGTACTAAAAGACCAGCAAGGGAAAAAACGCATTGGAAACATAGCTACCCTCCAATATTTATTTGAGTTTTTAGATGCCTATGAATTTGGAGCAGAAGGCAGCGAAGAAATACAAGAAGACAATAAAACACTGATTAACGCTTCTGTTCTTGGCTTAATTTTCGAGAAAATAAATGGTTACAAAGATGGTTCGTTTTTTACGCCTGGCTTTATTACCATGTATATGTGCCGTGAAACCATTAGGAAAGCCGTTGTACAGAAATTTAACGATACCAAACAATGGAACTGCACAACACTTGAAGAACTTTACGATAAAATTGAAGACCGCAAAGAAGCCAATGAGATTGTAGATAGTATTAAAATTTGTGACCCCGCTGTTGGTTCTGGGCACTTTTTAGTTTCGGCACTTAATGAAATGATTGCCGTTAAAAACGACTTGAAAATTCTACAAGACCGTGATGAAAAACGCCTGAAAGAATATCAAGTAGAAGTAGTAAATGATGAGCTGATAGTAACCGACGAAGAAGGAGAACTTTTTGAGTATAACCCCAACAATAAAGAAAGTCAACGCATACAAGAAACGCTTTTTCATGAAAAGCAAAGCATTATAGAAAAATGCCTTTTTGGGGTAGATATTAACCCCAACTCGGTTAAAATATGCCGTTTACGTTTGTGGATAGAGCTTTTGAAAAATGCCTATTATAAAACCGACATAGCCCATGGTTTAAACCGTGGGCTATGGGAATTAGAAACCCTACCCAATATTGACATCAACATCAAATGCGGAAACTCTTTAGTAAGCCGTTTTGCTATTGATGCCGACTTGAAACAAGCCTTAAAGAAAAGCAAGTGGAATATAGATAGCTACCGTATAGCAGTAGACACTTACCGTAATGCCGAAAATAAAGAGCAGAAAAGGGAAATGGAGAAATTGATATTAGAGATAAAGCAAAATTTTTCTTCTGAAATACGAATGAATAGCCCACTTAAAAAACGTTTAGATAAACTAGCGAGTGAACTGTATCATCGTTTTACAGGAACATTTCTTTTTGAACCCGAAACCCCTTATGGAAAGGCAAATAAAAACATTGAGAAAAAACGGAAGGCAGAACAACAAAAAATTGAAAAAGAAATAGAGGAAATAAGTTCAAAAATTGAAGAAATAAAAGCCAACAAGATTTTTGAAAACGCTTTTGAATGGCGTTTTGAATTTCCTGAAGTGCTAAATGATGATGGCGATTTTGTGGGCTTTGATGTGGTTATTGGTAATCCGCCTTATATAAGACAAGAAGAGTTTTCTGAATTAAAACCTTATCTAAAAAATCGATTTGAAATATTTCATTCTTTAGCTGATTTGCTCACATACTTTGTAGAGCTAAGTCATAATATTCTTAGAAGCAACGGAACATTCCAATTTATTATTTCAGGTAAATTCACAAGAGCTGGTTATGGAAATTTGATGCGTAAGTTTTTATCTGAAAAAACAGAAATGACTCATTTCATTGACTTTGGTGGTAAACCAATTTTTGATGAAGCTACCGTAGACGCCGCCATTATTGGTTTTATTAAAAAACAGCCAAGCGATGAAGGCAAACTTGTTTTTAAAGAAGTTTTAAAAGAGGATAACGTTTCGTTAGATTTTGATAACTACATTAAAATCAATGCTGCTGAATTTCCCGCTGTTGCATTAACAGAGGAGGTATGGAGTTTCGATAATCCAAAATGGCTTTCCATTATTCAAAAGATTAATACAAACGGCGCTCCGTTAAGTGAATGGGATATAACAATAAACTTTGGGATAAAAACTGGCTACAACGAAGCATTTATTATTGATGAAGCAAAGAAAAACGAACTAATTGAAGCTGACCCAAAGTCAGGAGAAATTATTACCCCATTACTTAGAGGAAGAGACATTCAGAAATATGTTGCTGGTGATATTGTAAATTGGGTTATCGGGACTTTTCCAAGCAAGAAAATTGATATTGAAAATTATACTGCAATAAAAGACTATTTATTATCATTTGGAAAAACGATACATCAAACAGGAGAGAAAGGTTCGCGAAAAAAAACATCTCATAAATGGTTTGAAACACAAGATAATATTGCGTTTTGGCAAGATTTTGAAAAGCCTAAATTAGTCTGGAAACGAATTGGCTCAATCCTACGCTTTTGCTATGATGAAAGTGGAGCATACTGCCTAGATAGCACTTGTATTGCAACTGGCTCAAAAGTGAAATTTTTAGCCGCAGTTTTAAATTCAAAAATATGTAACAAAGAACTTTTTAGACTTTCACCAAAAACAGGTACAGGTGATTTAATAATTAGTGTACAAGCATTAAATCCATTAAGAATTCCAATACCTAATGAAAAGCAAGACAAAGAAATTTGTGATTTGCTTGATAAAATTATTGAAACAAAAAAACAAAACCCATCCGCCGACACTACCGATTTAGAAAACCAAATAGACCAATTGGTTTATCAGCTTTACGAGTTGACAGAGGATGAGATAAAAATTGTGGAGGGAAATGGATAA
- the tnpA gene encoding IS200/IS605 family transposase has translation MPHSFNKIWIHAIWSTKNRLPLIELTVEQRIYSFISEQFREQSCPVRVINGMPDHIHCLFLLNPQKSIADVIKQIKGSSSHFINQNNLIIEKFAWQTGYAAYSVSESVVDKVLHYIKNQKQHHKKKTFEQEYDEFLKLYGLDND, from the coding sequence ATGCCGCATTCTTTCAATAAAATATGGATACACGCCATTTGGTCTACCAAAAATAGATTACCATTAATTGAATTAACGGTAGAACAAAGAATATATTCATTTATCTCAGAGCAATTTCGTGAGCAAAGCTGCCCTGTAAGAGTCATTAATGGAATGCCGGACCATATCCATTGTTTATTTTTACTAAATCCACAAAAATCAATCGCAGATGTAATTAAACAGATAAAAGGAAGCAGCTCGCATTTTATTAATCAAAACAATCTAATTATTGAAAAATTTGCTTGGCAAACCGGTTATGCTGCATATTCCGTTTCAGAATCTGTTGTTGACAAAGTTTTACATTACATAAAAAACCAAAAACAACATCACAAAAAGAAAACTTTTGAGCAGGAATATGATGAGTTTTTGAAATTATATGGGCTTGATAATGATTGA
- a CDS encoding DUF3024 domain-containing protein — MEDQSIIVFEIRPQWNKPEIILEHPFAKTTFVKAKNNWKVFWMKADLKWHSYSPNPTVKYLQDFTKLVEEDKHHCFFG, encoded by the coding sequence ATTGAAGATCAAAGCATTATTGTTTTTGAAATTAGACCTCAATGGAACAAACCCGAAATTATTCTTGAACATCCGTTTGCAAAGACAACATTTGTAAAAGCAAAAAATAACTGGAAAGTGTTTTGGATGAAGGCCGATTTGAAATGGCATAGTTATTCTCCTAACCCAACAGTAAAGTATTTACAAGATTTTACGAAACTTGTTGAGGAAGACAAACATCATTGTTTTTTTGGATAA
- the apaG gene encoding Co2+/Mg2+ efflux protein ApaG translates to MVAQITDGVKVSVETTYQPEYSNPANEHFMFAYKIRIENLSHYSVQLMSRHWNIFDSNGTKREVEGEGVVGQQPIIEPGGMHEYVSGCNLQTDMGTMHGSYEMRRLVDDEALTVLIPKFALIAPFKLN, encoded by the coding sequence ATGGTAGCGCAAATAACCGACGGAGTAAAAGTTTCTGTTGAAACCACCTACCAGCCAGAATACTCAAATCCGGCTAATGAGCATTTCATGTTCGCTTATAAAATTAGGATAGAAAATCTAAGTCATTATAGCGTACAGCTCATGAGCAGACATTGGAATATTTTTGATTCTAATGGCACAAAAAGAGAGGTAGAAGGAGAAGGTGTTGTAGGGCAACAGCCCATTATAGAGCCAGGAGGCATGCATGAATATGTTTCTGGTTGTAATTTACAAACAGATATGGGCACTATGCATGGCAGCTATGAAATGCGTAGATTGGTAGATGATGAAGCTTTAACCGTTTTAATCCCAAAATTTGCATTGATTGCCCCTTTTAAACTGAATTAA
- the dusB gene encoding tRNA dihydrouridine synthase DusB: protein MSVKIGNIDLGDFPLLLAPMEDVSDPPFRFVCKQNGADMMYTEFISSEGLIRDAAKSRQKLDVFEYERPIGIQIFGSDIEHMREATEIATQAKPDLIDINYGCPVKNVACRGAGASLLQDIDKMVAMTAAVVKATHLPVTVKTRLGWDDNTKNVYEVAERLQDVGIKALTIHGRTRSQMYKGVADWTLIREIKRNPRIQIPIFGNGDVDSPEKAANWRLEYEVDGIMIGRAAIGYPWIFREIKHFFETGTYLDGPTLNERVDVCTTHLKKSIEWKGPKTGIFEMRRHYANYFKGIPNFKEYRMKLVSLERVEDIEDVLYEIRNKFDTVAV, encoded by the coding sequence ATGTCTGTTAAAATAGGAAATATAGATTTAGGTGATTTTCCATTGTTGCTTGCGCCGATGGAAGACGTGAGCGACCCACCATTTCGTTTTGTTTGTAAACAAAACGGAGCAGATATGATGTATACAGAGTTTATTTCCTCGGAGGGTTTGATAAGAGATGCTGCCAAAAGCAGACAAAAATTAGATGTTTTTGAGTATGAGCGCCCTATCGGGATACAGATTTTTGGTAGCGATATAGAGCACATGCGTGAAGCTACAGAAATAGCTACACAAGCAAAACCAGACCTAATTGATATCAATTACGGTTGTCCTGTAAAAAATGTGGCTTGTCGTGGGGCTGGTGCAAGTTTATTACAAGATATAGATAAAATGGTGGCCATGACAGCCGCTGTTGTTAAGGCTACGCATTTACCTGTTACAGTGAAAACCCGTTTAGGTTGGGATGATAATACCAAAAACGTTTATGAAGTAGCAGAACGCTTGCAAGATGTGGGTATTAAAGCTTTAACCATACATGGTCGTACGCGTTCTCAAATGTATAAAGGCGTTGCCGATTGGACATTGATTAGAGAAATAAAAAGAAACCCGAGAATACAAATTCCTATTTTTGGTAATGGCGATGTTGATTCTCCTGAAAAAGCAGCCAATTGGCGCCTAGAATATGAGGTAGACGGAATTATGATTGGCAGAGCAGCCATTGGTTACCCGTGGATTTTCAGAGAAATAAAACATTTCTTTGAGACAGGTACTTACCTAGATGGGCCAACCCTTAATGAAAGGGTGGATGTTTGTACTACGCATTTGAAAAAGTCTATCGAATGGAAAGGGCCAAAAACAGGTATTTTTGAAATGAGAAGGCACTACGCTAACTATTTTAAAGGCATACCAAATTTTAAAGAATATAGAATGAAACTGGTAAGCTTAGAACGCGTAGAAGATATAGAAGACGTACTATATGAAATTAGAAACAAATTTGATACAGTAGCGGTCTGA
- a CDS encoding CPBP family intramembrane glutamic endopeptidase translates to MQKSTHQHPALQLIYLLLYVIAGGLVFSVIGIIIYSLTGNNCSILLTGDESNMDINFIRTIQISSSLGIFIAGPLTFALATKQPIKSYYHFYNPLKTPQLLIIVTAIMVLGLPFLELINAANQKMVLPDFLKGLEQWMREKEQQAAVLTKQLLVMKSFSDYLFNLLMIAVIPAIGEELLFRGSLQNIFYKWFYNPHVAIWISAIIFSAIHVQFFGFFPRMLLGVLFGYFLWWGKSLWLAIWAHFLNNGLAVTMAYVLQLQGKSIDEIERTDTFQIWGYLLSAIITLVLFIKFYQDSKKNNQIDIYE, encoded by the coding sequence ATGCAAAAGTCAACACATCAACACCCAGCTCTACAATTAATTTATTTACTACTTTATGTTATTGCTGGTGGACTTGTATTTAGCGTTATTGGCATTATTATCTATAGCTTAACCGGTAACAATTGCTCTATACTTTTAACTGGTGATGAAAGCAATATGGATATCAATTTCATCAGAACGATACAAATTTCTAGCTCTTTAGGCATTTTTATTGCCGGCCCATTAACTTTTGCTTTGGCAACCAAGCAACCTATAAAATCTTATTATCACTTTTATAATCCGCTTAAAACACCCCAATTACTCATTATTGTTACAGCCATTATGGTTTTAGGGTTACCCTTTCTTGAATTGATAAACGCCGCAAACCAAAAAATGGTTTTACCAGATTTTTTAAAAGGTTTAGAACAATGGATGCGAGAAAAAGAGCAACAAGCAGCCGTTTTAACTAAACAGCTTTTGGTGATGAAAAGCTTTAGCGATTATTTATTTAACCTTTTGATGATAGCTGTAATACCCGCTATAGGCGAAGAACTTTTATTTAGAGGTTCTTTACAAAATATATTTTATAAATGGTTTTATAACCCACATGTTGCCATTTGGATAAGTGCAATTATTTTCAGTGCTATACATGTACAGTTTTTTGGCTTTTTCCCTAGGATGCTTTTGGGTGTACTTTTTGGATACTTTTTATGGTGGGGTAAAAGCCTCTGGTTAGCTATTTGGGCTCATTTTCTTAATAATGGTTTAGCCGTTACCATGGCCTATGTGCTACAATTACAAGGTAAAAGTATTGATGAAATTGAGAGAACAGACACATTTCAAATATGGGGATATTTATTAAGTGCGATAATTACCTTAGTTTTGTTCATCAAGTTTTATCAAGACAGTAAAAAGAACAATCAAATAGATATTTATGAATAG
- a CDS encoding putative signal transducing protein has protein sequence MNSTWVKIYTSHQFMKSEIVRQVLVDHEIEAVLMNKQDTAYKFGEVEVYIHQSNFDKALEIIIQNDL, from the coding sequence ATGAATAGTACTTGGGTAAAAATTTATACTTCACATCAGTTTATGAAATCTGAAATAGTGAGGCAAGTACTAGTTGATCATGAAATAGAAGCTGTTTTGATGAATAAACAAGACACCGCCTATAAATTTGGCGAGGTTGAGGTTTATATTCACCAATCTAACTTTGATAAAGCTTTAGAAATTATTATCCAAAACGACCTTTAA
- a CDS encoding phosphatidate cytidylyltransferase: MALGFFLMLWANDTGAYIFGVKFGKKRLFERHSPKKSWEGFFGGVATSIAVACILAQYFTTYNLLHWVTMATLISCFGTMGDLVESMFKRSIEIKDSGKILPGHGGLLDRFDGLLLSAPVVFVYIYLITY; encoded by the coding sequence TTGGCTTTAGGTTTCTTTCTGATGCTTTGGGCTAACGATACCGGAGCATATATTTTTGGTGTTAAGTTTGGTAAAAAACGTCTTTTTGAGAGGCATTCTCCAAAGAAATCTTGGGAAGGCTTTTTTGGCGGTGTTGCTACAAGTATAGCTGTGGCATGTATTCTGGCACAATACTTTACTACATATAATTTATTACACTGGGTAACCATGGCAACGCTTATTTCTTGCTTTGGTACGATGGGAGATTTGGTAGAATCTATGTTTAAAAGAAGTATAGAAATTAAAGATTCTGGAAAAATATTACCCGGCCACGGCGGTTTGTTAGACCGCTTTGACGGTTTACTACTTTCTGCCCCTGTTGTTTTCGTTTACATATATTTGATTACTTATTAG
- a CDS encoding phosphatidylserine decarboxylase family protein, whose protein sequence is MTIHKEGYTSIALTVLFVFVTNALINYYLPQVTWFVWLWYLVSLFLFITVLQFFRNPVVSLTLGENQIICPADGKVVVIEEAQENEYFKDKRLQISVFMSPINVHVNRNPISGIVKFFKYHPGKYLVAWDPKSSTDNERTTVVVENSNGVPVLFRQIAGALARRIVWYVKEGDQVEQGKEFGFIKFGSRVDVFLPVGTQVNVNLGDKVKGGVTVLATLS, encoded by the coding sequence ATGACCATCCACAAAGAAGGATATACCTCTATTGCATTAACTGTACTATTTGTTTTTGTTACTAATGCCCTTATCAATTATTACCTACCACAAGTAACTTGGTTTGTTTGGCTATGGTACTTAGTATCGCTATTCTTATTCATTACCGTTTTACAGTTCTTTAGAAATCCGGTGGTGAGTTTAACTCTAGGAGAAAACCAAATTATTTGCCCGGCAGACGGTAAAGTTGTAGTGATAGAAGAAGCACAAGAGAACGAGTACTTTAAAGATAAAAGACTTCAGATATCTGTTTTTATGTCGCCCATTAATGTACATGTAAACAGAAACCCAATAAGCGGTATTGTAAAATTCTTTAAATACCACCCTGGAAAATATTTGGTTGCTTGGGATCCTAAATCTTCTACAGATAACGAACGCACTACGGTTGTTGTTGAAAACAGTAATGGCGTACCTGTGTTATTTAGACAAATAGCTGGTGCTTTGGCTCGTAGAATTGTTTGGTATGTAAAAGAGGGCGACCAAGTAGAGCAAGGCAAAGAGTTTGGTTTTATAAAATTTGGCTCTAGGGTTGATGTTTTTTTACCTGTAGGAACCCAAGTTAATGTAAACCTTGGAGATAAGGTTAAAGGCGGTGTTACCGTTTTAGCTACGCTTTCTTAA
- a CDS encoding thiol-disulfide oxidoreductase DCC family protein, producing MTDKPVIFFDGVCNLCNGFVQFIIKHDKYAKFRFAALQSDFAKQELLTKDISVKELSSVILLTEKGVFTKSTAALKIASQLNGFWKAACIFIIIPKFIRDFVYDIIAKNRYKWFGKDDHCMVPTPELKDRFLA from the coding sequence ATGACAGATAAACCTGTAATTTTTTTTGATGGTGTTTGCAACCTCTGTAATGGTTTTGTGCAGTTTATCATCAAGCATGATAAATATGCAAAATTTAGATTTGCTGCTTTACAGTCTGATTTTGCTAAACAAGAACTTTTAACAAAAGATATTTCTGTAAAAGAACTAAGCTCGGTAATATTGCTCACAGAAAAGGGTGTTTTTACCAAATCTACTGCTGCTTTAAAAATAGCATCGCAATTAAATGGCTTTTGGAAAGCTGCTTGTATCTTCATCATCATCCCTAAATTTATAAGAGATTTTGTTTACGATATTATTGCTAAAAACCGTTATAAATGGTTTGGAAAGGATGACCATTGTATGGTTCCTACACCGGAGTTAAAAGATAGGTTTTTAGCTTAA
- a CDS encoding anti-sigma factor has translation MKSAEEKIWNYIDGLCSQEEALEIERLLQEDIAFQNLYQEILSFDENLKLTDLEEPSMGFTFQVMDKIRLQAQPLSLKAQVDKRIIYGIAASFILILGFIMAVAIAQTNWSASSGYFDFSLNYDAFKIGEGFSRTAIQAFLFFDIIMMLLTADYLLRKKSKLS, from the coding sequence ATGAAAAGTGCAGAAGAAAAAATTTGGAATTATATAGATGGTTTATGTAGCCAGGAAGAGGCTTTAGAAATAGAGCGATTGCTACAAGAAGATATTGCTTTTCAAAATCTTTATCAAGAAATTTTAAGTTTTGATGAAAATCTTAAACTAACAGATTTGGAAGAGCCTTCTATGGGTTTTACCTTTCAGGTGATGGATAAAATAAGACTACAAGCGCAACCACTATCACTAAAAGCACAAGTTGATAAAAGAATAATTTACGGTATAGCGGCATCTTTTATATTGATACTGGGCTTTATTATGGCTGTAGCTATCGCTCAAACCAATTGGTCTGCCTCAAGCGGTTATTTTGATTTTAGTTTGAACTATGATGCTTTTAAAATTGGCGAAGGCTTTTCTAGAACGGCTATCCAAGCTTTCTTGTTTTTTGATATCATCATGATGCTTTTAACTGCCGATTATCTTCTCAGAAAAAAATCCAAATTAAGCTAA
- a CDS encoding RNA polymerase sigma factor yields MQQELTDIAIIDAVLAGDQQAYALLVKRYQRYVFTLALRFTKGREDAEEVAQDCFVKAFKYLAGYERKGKFTTWLYSIVYTTAMTYLRKKQVDVLSIDDENHQNVLDSHEATPDLNTERKSRDYYLNLAIESLLPDDTSIITLFYKGEQSLEEIAQIMGIEANTAKVKLHRARGRLKIKLEQLLKSEAEDLI; encoded by the coding sequence ATGCAACAAGAACTAACAGACATAGCTATTATAGACGCGGTATTAGCCGGAGACCAACAAGCCTATGCGCTTTTGGTTAAACGCTACCAACGCTATGTTTTTACCTTGGCGTTAAGATTTACCAAGGGAAGAGAAGATGCTGAGGAAGTAGCTCAAGATTGCTTTGTGAAAGCGTTTAAGTATTTAGCTGGTTACGAAAGAAAAGGGAAGTTTACAACTTGGCTTTATAGTATAGTTTATACTACCGCCATGACTTATTTAAGAAAAAAGCAGGTTGATGTTCTTTCTATTGATGATGAAAACCATCAAAACGTTTTGGATAGTCATGAGGCAACACCAGATTTAAATACCGAGCGGAAATCAAGAGATTATTATTTAAATTTAGCTATAGAAAGTTTGTTGCCAGATGATACCAGTATCATTACCTTATTTTATAAAGGCGAGCAATCTTTAGAAGAGATAGCTCAGATAATGGGTATAGAAGCTAACACAGCCAAGGTTAAGTTACACAGGGCTAGAGGCCGACTTAAAATTAAGCTAGAACAACTTTTAAAAAGCGAAGCGGAGGACTTAATATGA
- a CDS encoding DUF6249 domain-containing protein: protein MNNADILIPLTIFIGSFAVIFGWRYLTNKERMALIERGLNPIPEKPESKSNYYLKLALLLMGAGLGLFLAFVLDRTVFVNNVNEWGNTENEAVYFSLITLFGGLGLFISYMIDKEEKQQKL, encoded by the coding sequence ATGAACAATGCAGACATCTTAATTCCGCTTACCATATTTATAGGAAGCTTTGCGGTAATTTTTGGTTGGAGATACTTAACCAATAAAGAAAGAATGGCTTTGATAGAAAGAGGGTTAAACCCGATACCAGAAAAGCCAGAATCAAAATCTAACTATTATTTAAAGCTAGCTTTATTGTTAATGGGTGCTGGTTTAGGTTTATTCTTAGCTTTTGTTTTAGATAGAACTGTTTTTGTTAACAACGTTAACGAGTGGGGAAATACTGAAAATGAGGCTGTTTACTTCTCTTTAATTACACTTTTTGGTGGTTTGGGTTTGTTTATTTCTTATATGATAGATAAAGAAGAGAAGCAACAAAAATTATAA
- a CDS encoding hotdog fold thioesterase, translating to MIWFKSYTPEELNSRPKNHIGALLGISFTHIGDNFLEATMPVDERTRQPVGILHGGASVVLAETLGSVASNLVLNPDEKMGVGLEVNANHLRPVKSGYVKGVCTPIHIGAKTHIWDIKIYDERGKMSCISRLTVAVVPAAVK from the coding sequence ATGATTTGGTTTAAAAGTTATACTCCAGAAGAATTAAACAGCAGGCCAAAAAATCATATTGGGGCTTTGCTAGGGATTAGTTTTACCCATATTGGCGATAACTTTTTAGAAGCTACCATGCCGGTTGATGAACGTACCCGCCAACCGGTAGGTATTTTACATGGAGGCGCTTCTGTAGTGCTTGCAGAAACATTAGGAAGCGTAGCTAGCAACCTGGTTTTAAATCCCGATGAGAAAATGGGTGTGGGTTTAGAAGTAAATGCCAACCATTTACGTCCTGTTAAATCGGGTTATGTAAAAGGTGTTTGTACGCCAATACATATTGGCGCAAAAACACATATTTGGGATATAAAAATTTACGATGAAAGAGGCAAAATGAGCTGCATCAGCAGGTTAACAGTAGCTGTAGTTCCTGCTGCTGTTAAATAG